The genome window tgaaaaagaaaaaagttaaaaggagggggttttttttgcaagattTCCTCTCCTTAAGCggcttgaaaaagtaaaaaaacctccaaactggagatgtcaggatactctctgctgcagcatgcggcctgaaaaggtttttttttaaaaaaaggaagggggaaacccaAGATCTCCGCTCTCTGCCAGATGcagagcagcttgaaaaagtttttaaaaggaggaacaaaatgagatcccaattcccaaacacccccaaccaaaggaaaatagaaaaaaacccgCCCCCAGGGTTTTTCTTCCCTTGCCCCCTggggttgtcccccccccccctgcatttctgtctctgttgtattgtcaaaggcttcctggctggattcaactggttgttgtgggttttccggactgtgtggccgtggtctggtagatcttgttcctaacgttttacctacatctgtggctggcatcttcagagagagaagtgtgttacacactgcgcCCAGTATTGTGGTTTCATAATTTTACCTTCTTCTGttagtttgggtttgaaatttctATATAGGCgtctcccagtttgtccccccaccactgctttgtggctaggctgttacttgctaacttgctctggttctacttttaagtttgttgtcttagattttttaaaaacaaccttttctttagaagtggtttgttttcctgtagttcttgctgtgccctgggcagatctgtgggtctctccacttcagggtttttttttttgggggggggggggttgtgtttctgcagctgtggtgtagtgctgtgtggatttggtaggagattcagggcttgcaaatgtgccccccccccttgatgtgcGTAGTTTATTAGGTGTTGTTGTAGACTGGCTTCATTTTGGAAACCCTAGCTCTTGAGGGTTGTTGGTGAGCAAGGAGACACTGAGCTATACCCCGATGAAATGTTGCAGTGCTGTAGGGGTGGCTTAGCTCGGACCAGGCTAAACAGCAGTGGTGCTTGCTTGCAATCTGTCTCACCTCTTCTTTTGCTTCCCGCCCTGTAGGGGTCACTCAGCTCAATTTGTCGTggctttaatttatttaatatttatttgtctCCCAAAGGACTCAAGGCAGGTAAGCTACTAGCGTTTTAACACAGATTTGTCATGGAGCCTGAGCGAAAAAGGGGATGGATATGGGTAAGATGTTGTTTATTCATGCACCTTGATCTCTGCTTTGGGCACCCAGGCCACGAATCAGAAATTTTGGGCATTCTTGTGTGCAAGCAAGAAAGAGGTTGGTTGTTCAGGCCAGCTctagaaaatactttttttctttcagccttcACACCTTTAGCAGAATTATGAGGCATGGGCTGTTTCCATACAAGtcatctaaaacatttaaaaaacagtttagattcccccccccaactccttgaaacaattccttgccaccattttctgttttcccttgtttttccCCATTGTGTGAACAAATGCTTCTATGCTTCATAGCCTCATtctgcagttccctgagtctttTGTAGTCagtgctgtgaagattaagcctctctaaaatctcaaaaatgctctgaaatgctacaaaaacagggcaaggggtttctgcaggcaaggagtgaactTATAAAATGGTGTCTTTAAagagacagcacacaaatgaagcctatTTAAAAAACCTGTCAGCCAAAAGAACTgttagaaaagaggatgcatttgaaacgttttgaggctggaaataaaacattttttggggaaaaacaatgatccgttccgcacagcacaataaaagacatctgtgggacgtcTTCAAAAGAgacaactgcttcttttcactctacGCACCCAAAAGAAGATgtccaggggacatcttaaaaagaggcagcttctggggtGCTTTCCAGATGGCAAATGCGTCAGAGGGGAAAACCGGCtatttcccacctgactgttttgctctctggtcagtttcaccctctgcttgtgcccgacattttgtgggctgctgaggggattctccctgccgccatttgctgaaggttgccccacgATGTTTGCTTTGTAggcctgggcaccttttcagcccgaaGAGTGCCCAGTTGTACTCAGCCCATCttttgattccagcaatatattgttttcctattttttaaaaattgcgaAGAGCTGCCTGCGAAGATACACAGATATGAATTTGAGAATCTTCGCCACTTGGAAGACTGTTATGCCTTCCATTGggaagcactgggtagacctgccctctgtgaaCTGGCTAGTTTTTTCCTCACTGTAAAACCAATTGGTGGGAAAGGAAATAGCAAATAGTGGGATTTGCCTTCCTAACCTGCTTTGGGCTTCCCTGAGGCATCTGAGACAATGAAGAAAACAAGATACTACACTAATGGACATTTGGTCTACTACAGAAGGACTGTTGTTATATCTGTGGTGTTATATCTGTGGTTACTGATACTTTTGGTGTTTTAACCAGGGCCTTGCTGAACACCCCcaaatttttttctttcagtgtttGAGGAGAGTGTactgaaaaaaagattaaaattaaTAAGGAGTTGCTTATACTCTTCATAAGTTTGGAACTTTATCAAGCCTCTTCATacatattttccccttttttgcccCTCATAGAAAGTTGGCACTTACTTTAAGCCAATTGGTAGCTGTTAGATTATTTGGTTTCTGAATTTTGCAGAAGACAGCAAAAGCCTAACAGAGGGATGTCCCCCCAAATGGAATCAAGTCCAGACCTTCCACTCCTGTTTCCTAGTCACTGACGTTGTTCCTCATTACTGCTCCCAGGTTAATTCGAGCGCGTTCAGAAACCTGCAGGACCATTAACAACTTCTGCTTTTGCGCAGCTTACCTGgggtttatggttttattgctgtggcTCATGTTTTCCCCCACTGAATAATCTCTCATGGTCCATTTCACGCTCAGTACTGCTCACTCTCCACACCCGTTGTGCTTGCTGCTCTGGCAATTATCATTCGTCCTGAGAAGTTCCCAGCATCAGTTGGAAgatggagggggagaaaaggtaGATATCTGATCCTGTTGCGATGAAACCCTTGGATATCATCTCTTTGGTTGTCTATGGGACTACTATAGTGCTGGGGTTGCCTTCTAATGTCCTGGCCCTCTATGTCTTCTACTGCCGAGCCAAGGCGCGTCTGACACCCAATCTCATCTACATGATGAACCTCTGTCTGTCCGACTTGGTCTTCATTCTCTTCTTGCCGCTGAAGATGCTGGAGATGGTGAAAATGGAGCAGCCAATGCCGAGTTTCCTTTGCCCTCTTTACAATCTCATGCACTTTGGCACAATCTACACCAGTGCCTGCTTTCTGACAGTGGTCTCCGTGGGGCGTTACCTGGGAGCTGTTTATCCCATACACTATCAGGTTCACAAGAAGGCTTGTTACTCTTGCCTGGTCTCATTGGGCATTTGGTGCTTGGTTGGATCTCACGGGCTTCTCATCTTTGCCCTCGAGACTACCAGAGACATCAACTCCACCCTGTTTGCTGGTGAGGACACCTCTTGCTACAGCAATTTCAGCCAAGCCCAAATTGACTTGTTGGCTCCGGTGCGGCTGGAGCTGTCCGTGGTACTTTTCTTCCTGCCCTTGGCCATCACCTCTTTCTGCTATGTCGGCTGCATCCGTGTCCTGGTTGGGTCTCATCTTCACCAACAGAAGAAGCGGCGTGCAGTGAAGGTAGCAGTGGCCACTCTTGTGGTCTTTGTCCTCTGTTTTGGTCCTTACAACGTGTCCCATGTCGTGGGCTTCATCCAATGGAGAGACATTGAATGGCGCAATATCGCTTTACTCCCCAGTGCATGCAATGCTTTTCTGGACCCCCTCATCTTCTATTTCCTCTCCTCTGACATGGATGATAGCATTGCTCAAGTGTGGCTTTCCTTGAGAAAGAAATATAGCTCCATCTGGCTGAAGATCGCCTTAGCCCATGGCAAGGCAAGGAGTCAACAGCCAGTCTCCAGCGTGGCCTGAATGCCGGGGAGTTCTTTTCCACTGTGCCTCCAAAACCCCTGGAGATAGTAGTCTCACGAAGATAATATTGTCACCATTTTGAAAGGCTTCCCAACATTGGTAATGAAAATGAGATGTGCTGTATGGGGAGACAACATATCTGAGGGTCATCTCAAGTGCTAATTGGGTGGAGAGGGTCTGAGCCAAAGAAATTGGACGTCTGACTTTGCTTGATAATGGTGAACTTTCCAAGGATCTGAGAATGATAGGTGGGACTGGCACAGTTTGAGATGTTTCA of Sphaerodactylus townsendi isolate TG3544 linkage group LG06, MPM_Stown_v2.3, whole genome shotgun sequence contains these proteins:
- the LOC125435460 gene encoding free fatty acid receptor 3-like; translation: MKPLDIISLVVYGTTIVLGLPSNVLALYVFYCRAKARLTPNLIYMMNLCLSDLVFILFLPLKMLEMVKMEQPMPSFLCPLYNLMHFGTIYTSACFLTVVSVGRYLGAVYPIHYQVHKKACYSCLVSLGIWCLVGSHGLLIFALETTRDINSTLFAGEDTSCYSNFSQAQIDLLAPVRLELSVVLFFLPLAITSFCYVGCIRVLVGSHLHQQKKRRAVKVAVATLVVFVLCFGPYNVSHVVGFIQWRDIEWRNIALLPSACNAFLDPLIFYFLSSDMDDSIAQVWLSLRKKYSSIWLKIALAHGKARSQQPVSSVA